The sequence CATGGGGATCTGCTCCTTCATCCGTGAAAGCACCTTGGACTGAAAGCTGAAGCGTCCCCCGTCCCCGACATAGGAGACATTTATGCTGATCCCCAATGCCAAAGGCACGGGAAAACCCCTTTCACTGGGCATGGTTATACGTATGGTGCTGGCTGTTATATCCTCAATTCGGGAGTCAAAGATACCCGGATATTCGCCGAATTTTACGTCCAGAATAATTTTCTGATTTATTATCAGAAATTTGTCAATATTTGTGTATTTTTCCACTGATACGTCACCGTTATTAAAACCAAGCTTGTATGATTTTATTTATATTAATCGATAAAGTATGTTTGTAAATTAAAAATATAAGGAAGAGGACAATCCTCCTCCTTAATATATCGGTCTGTTTAAAAAAATCTAAGGCTTGAAGTTCCTGCTGCCGGGTTTGACAGCGGGGGTTCCCAGTTTACAGAGAGGGCAGCTTGCGGGATCGTATGTGTGCACATCTATCTGAAGAAGAGATATAAACGGAACATCAAACTGAGCTTCCCCGCTGCTTCTGTCCACAAGGCTCACAACCGCCTGAATATCTCCTCCGGCGTCCCGCACTGCCTTCATACACTCCTTAGTGGATTTGCCTGTAGTAACAACGTCTTCCGCTATAACAACCTTTTCGTTGGGTTTCATAACGAACCCTCTGCGGAACTGAACAACCTCATCCACCCTTTCGGTGAACAGAGAGCGCTTCCTCAGCTGTCTGGCAAATTCATAGCCGAAGCGTATGCCGCCTATGGCAGGGCTTACCACCGTGGTGAACTCCAGATGATAGGTCTGAAGAACGAGGTCGTTGATCAGCCTCTCAGCTATTGCCGGATACTGCATAATCAGAGCGCACTGAAGGTACTTGTCGCTGTGGAGACCGGAGGAGAGCAGAAAATGCCCCTCAAGAAGTGCGTTGTGCTTGTTGAATACTTCCAGAATCTGTTCGTTTGTCATTATCTCATTTCCTCACTTATTCTGTCTGCGGCAAGATACGGGTCTTCCGCTTTGGTTATGGGTCTGCCGACCACAATATAATCAGTACCGAGTTTTTTGGCGTCAGCGGGTGTTACAACCCTTTTCTGATCGTCCGCA is a genomic window of Geovibrio thiophilus containing:
- the pyrE gene encoding orotate phosphoribosyltransferase — its product is MTNEQILEVFNKHNALLEGHFLLSSGLHSDKYLQCALIMQYPAIAERLINDLVLQTYHLEFTTVVSPAIGGIRFGYEFARQLRKRSLFTERVDEVVQFRRGFVMKPNEKVVIAEDVVTTGKSTKECMKAVRDAGGDIQAVVSLVDRSSGEAQFDVPFISLLQIDVHTYDPASCPLCKLGTPAVKPGSRNFKP